The Musa acuminata AAA Group cultivar baxijiao chromosome BXJ1-3, Cavendish_Baxijiao_AAA, whole genome shotgun sequence genome window below encodes:
- the LOC135625528 gene encoding remorin 4.1-like: MRPVESKGSCSHESAQDHHSCNAYGFEFHSGAGPTKALHHHKALGSRAKPTPSKWDDAQKWLVGLSARADHKHSVSKPRNSNADDRRLLTSLSQRGRDSCSSADGVLEDDMALAVAAQDAAETKKVDCNEPLWRTNKPSEDSSVVVRSVCLRDASTEMTPIASKEPSRTGTPLRATTPVLKSPLSSRSSTPGRSRQGAEQHDDHQPGMRNPERRSEAVPFGRSSGNGWPCRGEAAHIDGSKYPEVNASEQDQNMDSLESQATAWDEAERAKYTARYKREEVKIQAWENHEKRKAETEMRRMEIKAERMRSRAQEKHASRLAAARRMAEEKRANAEGRLNEHAARTSERADYIRRTGHLPSSFFSFKLSSLCG, encoded by the exons ATGAGGCCAGTGGAGAGCAAGGGGAGCTGTAGCCATGAATCAGCCCAGGATCACCATAGCTGCAATGCATACGGCTTCGAGTTCCACAGTGGCGCCGGCCCAACCAAGGCCCTTCACCACCACAAAGCGCTGGGGTCGCGCGCCAAGCCCACCCCTTCCAAGTGGGACGACGCCCAGAAATGGCTGGTGGGGCTCTCAGCTCGGGCAGACCACAAGCACTCCGTGAGCAAGCCAAGGAACTCGAACGCCGACGACCGGAGGCTGCTCACCTCATTGTCCCAGAGAGGGCGGGACTCCTGTAGCAGCGCCGATGGAGTTCTGGAGGACGACATGGCTCTCGCAGTGGCTGCTCAAGACGCAGCCGAAACAAAGAAGGTGGACTGCAACGAGCCGTTGTGGAGGACGAACAAGCCGAGCGAGGACTCGTCCGTGGTGGTCAGATCGGTGTGTTTGAGAGACGCGAGCACGGAGATGACGCCGATCGCAAGCAAGGAACCATCTCGGACCGGCACGCCGCTTCGAGCGACGACGCCGGTGTTGAAGAGTCCGCTCTCTTCGAGGTCATCCACCCCGGGGAGAAGCCGACAGGGCGCGGAACAGCACGACGACCACCAGCCGGGGATGAGGAATCCGGAGAGGAGAAGCGAGGCAGTGCCTTTCGGGAGGTCGAGCGGCAATGGCTGGCCTTGCAGAGGTGAAGCTGCTCACATCGACGGCAGCAAGTATCCTGAGGTGAATGCATCTGAGCAAGATCAGAACATGGATTCGCTGGAATCTCAAGCCACTGCATGGGACGAAGCAGAGCGAGCAAAATACACGGCAAG ATACAAGCGTGAAGAGGTGAAGATACAAGCATGGGAGAATCATGAGAAAAGAAAAGCTGAAACTGAGATGAGGAGGATGGAG ATCAAGGCAGAAAGAATGAGGTCGCGAGCCCAAGAAAAACATGCAAGCAGGTTGGCAGCGGCACGGAGAATGGCAGAGGAGAAGAGAGCCAATGCGGAGGGCAGGCTGAATGAGCATGCCGCGAGGACTTCGGAGAGAGCAGATTACATTAGAAGGACAGGGCATTTGCCATCCTCTTTTTTCTCCTTCAAATTGTCTTCTCTTTGTGGTTGA
- the LOC103978515 gene encoding uncharacterized protein LOC103978515 — protein sequence MDDARSSPSPPSPSSSSAYSYVLLNYPLISAIVSFAVAQSIKFFMTWYRERRWDAKLLIGSGGMPSSHSATVTALAAAIGIQDGLGSSIFAAATIFASVVMHDAFGVRLHAGKQAEVLNQIVYELPADHPLSDTRPLRELIGHTPLQVVAGAFLGFVIATTGQLIKKVASGT from the exons aTGGACGACGCCCGGAGTTCGCCTTCGCCGCCATCTCCTTCCTCCTCGAGCGCTTATTCCTACGTCCTACTTAACTACCCGCTGATCTCCGCGATCGTCTCCTTCGCCGTCGCCCAATCCATCAAGTTCTTCATGACCTG GTACAGGGAAAGACGCTGGGATGCTAAACTACTGATTGGATCTGGTGGGATGCCTTCATCCCATTCAGCCACAGTTACTGCACTTGCAGCAGCCATTGGAATCCAAGATGGTTTGGGAAGTTCCATATTTGCTGCTGCAACAATATTTGCATCTGTT GTAATGCATGATGCTTTTGGTGTTCGATTGCATGCTGGAAAGCAGGCAGAG GTGCTGAATCAAATTGTATATGAACTTCCAGCAGATCATCCTCTTTCAGATACCAGGCCTTTGCGTGAACTTATTGGTCATACTCCTCTTCAG GTCGTAGCTGGTGCTTTCTTGGGCTTTGTCATAGCTACTACGGGTCAGTTGATAAAGAAGGTAGCCAGTGGAACATGA